The proteins below are encoded in one region of Halorhodospira halochloris:
- a CDS encoding macro domain-containing protein, translated as MQEEFAGLSIELQIADIAAQDDCDAVVNAANPELRPGGGVAGAIHDGAGPELEQACRPLAPIEPGEAVITDAFQLPNRYVIHCLGPVFGVDEPSDELLADCYRNSLRLAEEHQLSSIAFPAISTGAFCFPMVQAARIALETLVKEAGSLQHVKLARFVLPNDRALQAHERVMAELVEET; from the coding sequence ATGCAAGAAGAATTTGCGGGGCTTTCCATAGAGCTGCAAATCGCTGATATTGCCGCTCAGGATGACTGTGATGCGGTTGTCAACGCGGCCAATCCTGAGCTGCGCCCAGGCGGTGGGGTGGCTGGTGCCATCCATGATGGCGCTGGGCCAGAGCTGGAGCAGGCTTGTCGGCCCCTTGCCCCCATCGAGCCGGGCGAAGCGGTTATCACCGATGCGTTCCAATTGCCCAACCGCTATGTCATTCACTGCCTCGGGCCGGTATTCGGGGTGGACGAGCCGTCGGATGAGTTGCTCGCCGATTGTTACCGTAACTCACTGCGCTTGGCCGAAGAGCATCAGCTCAGCTCGATCGCCTTCCCGGCGATCTCCACCGGGGCGTTCTGCTTTCCTATGGTCCAGGCGGCGCGGATAGCTTTGGAGACCCTGGTGAAGGAGGCGGGCAGTCTCCAGCATGTGAAGTTGGCCCGCTTTGTGTTGCCCAACGACCGGGCTTTGCAGGCACATGAGCGGGTTATGGCAGAACTGGTGGAGGAGACGTGA
- a CDS encoding M20/M25/M40 family metallo-hydrolase: MSVALDLQRVEQLWDEYALPALKSFVEIPARSPHFDAKWQENGHLDAALELGKQFCLTHLPDAQAEIVRLPGRTPLLFVDVPATGGGATAGETAATGSAGAETAVASGATKGGASEVGEAPAGASTAGASTAGAATAGAATAGAATAGAATAGAATAGASTTGAATAGEAAPTALIYGHFDKQPENTGWSPGLDPWQPVVRDGKLYGRGAVDDGYSLFSAVIAIAALREEGQAHSRCVLVIETCEESGSFDLLAYLDELSERIGQPDLVICPDAGCGTYDRLWCTTSLRGMVSGTLRVDVLGEGVHSGDAGGVVPSSFRVLRALISRLEDEQSGKILPQHCNVAIPELRRQQAVHAGEVLGEITKDRFPFLEGVEAQSDDPAERILDRSWRAAVEVIGAEGLPPVEAAGNVLRPYTATKLALRLPPTADGHAVAQELERLFTVEPPANARVEFEVDAVANGWAAPQPSAWLTSALERAAQAYYGKEPVHMGEGGTIPFMSWLQERFPSADYVVTGVAGPGSNAHGPDEFLHLDAARRLTASMGEVVAGLAKSR; this comes from the coding sequence GTGAGTGTAGCCCTTGACTTGCAGCGTGTGGAGCAGCTCTGGGATGAGTACGCCCTGCCGGCTCTCAAATCCTTTGTCGAGATCCCGGCCAGATCTCCCCATTTCGATGCTAAATGGCAGGAAAACGGCCATCTCGATGCAGCTCTGGAGCTCGGCAAGCAGTTCTGCTTGACCCACTTGCCCGACGCTCAAGCCGAGATAGTCCGCTTGCCAGGGCGTACCCCGCTGTTGTTCGTCGATGTGCCGGCAACGGGAGGCGGGGCGACGGCCGGCGAGACTGCGGCGACTGGCTCAGCAGGTGCTGAGACAGCTGTTGCTAGCGGTGCAACAAAGGGCGGCGCCTCTGAAGTTGGCGAGGCACCTGCCGGGGCCTCAACTGCCGGCGCCTCAACTGCCGGCGCCGCAACTGCCGGCGCCGCAACTGCCGGCGCCGCAACTGCCGGCGCCGCAACTGCCGGGGCCGCAACTGCAGGCGCCTCAACCACCGGCGCCGCAACAGCCGGCGAAGCCGCTCCCACAGCCCTTATCTACGGCCACTTCGACAAGCAGCCAGAGAATACCGGCTGGTCGCCAGGCCTTGACCCCTGGCAGCCGGTTGTCCGCGACGGCAAGCTCTACGGGCGCGGCGCCGTCGATGACGGCTACTCACTCTTTTCGGCAGTAATCGCTATCGCCGCGCTGCGTGAAGAGGGACAGGCACACTCACGCTGTGTCTTGGTCATCGAAACTTGTGAGGAGAGCGGCAGCTTTGATCTGCTCGCTTACCTGGATGAGTTGAGTGAGCGCATCGGCCAGCCCGATTTGGTGATTTGCCCCGATGCTGGTTGCGGTACCTACGATCGACTTTGGTGTACGACCTCTCTGCGCGGCATGGTCAGTGGAACCTTGCGGGTTGATGTGCTCGGTGAAGGTGTCCACTCCGGGGATGCCGGTGGCGTTGTGCCATCAAGTTTCCGGGTCTTGCGCGCATTGATTTCGCGTTTGGAGGATGAGCAGAGCGGCAAGATATTACCTCAGCATTGCAATGTTGCGATCCCTGAGCTGCGTCGGCAGCAAGCGGTGCATGCCGGGGAGGTGTTAGGCGAGATTACCAAGGACCGCTTCCCTTTCCTGGAAGGCGTCGAGGCGCAGTCTGATGATCCCGCCGAGCGGATCCTTGATCGCAGCTGGCGAGCCGCGGTTGAGGTGATAGGCGCTGAAGGTTTGCCGCCTGTTGAGGCCGCGGGCAATGTCCTGCGTCCCTACACTGCTACTAAGCTGGCCTTGAGGTTGCCCCCGACCGCCGATGGCCATGCCGTTGCGCAGGAGCTAGAGAGGTTGTTCACAGTGGAACCTCCGGCGAATGCTCGGGTGGAGTTCGAGGTGGATGCTGTTGCGAATGGTTGGGCCGCCCCGCAACCATCGGCGTGGCTTACCTCGGCCTTGGAGCGAGCAGCTCAGGCTTATTACGGCAAAGAGCCGGTTCACATGGGCGAGGGCGGTACGATTCCGTTTATGAGTTGGTTGCAGGAGCGCTTCCCGAGCGCCGATTATGTGGTCACTGGGGTGGCTGGCCCCGGGTCCAATGCCCACGGCCCGGATGAGTTCCTGCATCTTGATGCGGCGCGGCGGTTGACGGCTAGCATGGGTGAGGTGGTTGCTGGTTTGGCGAAATCAAGGTAG
- a CDS encoding cobyrinate a,c-diamide synthase: protein MTAPSSGQGKSLITAALARLHKNAGRRVRVFKHGPDYLDPMVLEVASGAPVYQLHPWMIGSDECRYRVAAAAQDADVILVEGAMGLYDGSPSSADLASLLGLPVALVVDAKAMAETFGAIVAGIAGHRDDIDIFGVIANRVGSQGHAAMLRSSVPQSQAWLGAVPRSDALAVADRHLGLVQAEELHDLDERLGTAADVLAEAGLGELPPAVHFADPEPLPPPPALLAGKRIAVARDRAFAFIYRANIELLEAMGAELAYFSPLEDLQVPEADAIWLPGGYPELYAAELAANSSMLQSLRDHHRGRGGRGTGTDMGGNGRGGKGGRGTGTGDFRGTGTLDGSSRKGTGTPILAECGGLMYCATEIHDKSGARHAMLGLLPGKAEMAERLVGLGLQYWQAGDEQLRGHTFHHSRFNTEEQPAAYTSRRSGGAAEPIFKMGSLTATYFHGYFPSAPKLVACFFST, encoded by the coding sequence CTGACAGCTCCCTCATCCGGTCAGGGTAAGTCCCTGATAACTGCGGCACTGGCTCGGTTGCATAAAAACGCAGGTCGTCGGGTGCGGGTATTCAAACATGGCCCGGACTACCTCGATCCGATGGTTCTGGAGGTGGCTTCTGGAGCCCCGGTTTACCAACTCCACCCTTGGATGATCGGTTCCGACGAGTGCCGTTACCGGGTAGCTGCTGCTGCACAAGATGCCGACGTAATTCTAGTCGAGGGTGCTATGGGGCTTTACGATGGCTCGCCCTCCAGCGCCGATTTAGCAAGCCTTTTAGGCCTGCCGGTAGCGCTTGTAGTAGACGCCAAAGCCATGGCGGAAACCTTCGGAGCGATAGTTGCAGGGATTGCCGGTCACCGAGACGATATCGATATTTTCGGGGTAATAGCTAACCGTGTTGGTAGCCAAGGGCACGCCGCAATGCTGCGCTCAAGCGTACCTCAGAGCCAAGCATGGTTAGGAGCTGTGCCGCGCAGTGATGCCTTGGCCGTCGCAGACCGCCATCTGGGTCTGGTGCAGGCTGAAGAATTACACGACCTGGATGAGCGACTAGGTACAGCAGCGGATGTCCTCGCTGAGGCAGGTTTGGGTGAATTGCCTCCGGCTGTACATTTTGCCGACCCGGAACCACTGCCCCCGCCACCGGCACTGCTCGCCGGAAAGCGCATAGCGGTTGCTCGCGATCGCGCCTTTGCCTTCATCTATCGCGCTAACATCGAGCTGCTTGAAGCAATGGGCGCCGAACTAGCCTATTTCTCGCCCCTAGAAGATCTTCAGGTGCCCGAAGCAGATGCCATTTGGCTGCCAGGCGGTTACCCAGAACTATACGCAGCAGAACTAGCCGCCAACAGCTCCATGCTGCAATCTTTGCGCGACCATCATCGCGGCAGGGGTGGCAGGGGGACAGGCACAGATATGGGTGGCAACGGCAGAGGCGGTAAGGGCGGTAGGGGGACAGGCACAGGAGATTTTAGAGGGACAGGCACACTAGATGGATCCAGTCGCAAAGGGACAGGCACACCAATCCTGGCTGAATGTGGAGGCCTGATGTATTGCGCTACAGAAATACATGACAAGAGCGGCGCGCGGCATGCCATGCTAGGGCTGTTGCCAGGAAAGGCGGAAATGGCTGAGCGCTTGGTGGGATTGGGCCTGCAGTATTGGCAAGCCGGTGACGAGCAGCTTCGCGGTCATACCTTCCATCATTCGCGATTCAATACTGAGGAGCAGCCAGCTGCGTACACAAGCAGACGCAGCGGAGGGGCAGCAGAGCCAATTTTTAAAATGGGTTCATTAACGGCGACATATTTTCATGGGTACTTCCCCTCTGCACCTAAGCTAGTCGCTTGTTTTTTCAGTACTTAG
- the cbiE gene encoding precorrin-6y C5,15-methyltransferase (decarboxylating) subunit CbiE encodes METGQYGNWLTVIGVGEEGEAGLSPAARSIIRNAELVVGGSRHLDLVAGLINGQRLIWSSPLSATLPQLLAWRGQRVVVMASGDPLFFGVGSTLQRYLPLEEMSLIPHPSCVSLAAARLGWTQQDCTTISLSGRPLESLRAVLQPGRGVFVLSADASTPVRVANALVEWGFGATTICVLEALGGPREAISHYSATDLAQKTEGQAQSPVKSPLNSGNTEGQAQKVGQAGGGHGSGSEAEEEAAGGQAQGFVDQQANGDVPAFAQINLLALDVIADSGARIIPFVPGLIDEWFEHDGQITKREIRSVTLSSLRPQHGQMLWDVGCGSGSIAIEWLLADSSTQAVAIDQEPERADRAARNAAAFGVPRLDVRTSLAPKAFPDLPTPDAIFLGGGLRDINVIKAAWDALPAGGRLVANAVVIETEQLLYQGWQNYGGSLTRLSVERLGNVGSLHAFRPSMTVLQWAAEK; translated from the coding sequence ATGGAAACAGGCCAATACGGGAATTGGCTAACGGTAATAGGCGTTGGTGAAGAGGGCGAGGCGGGTTTATCTCCGGCTGCCCGAAGTATAATCCGTAATGCCGAACTAGTGGTGGGTGGTAGTCGCCACCTGGATTTGGTGGCAGGTCTTATAAATGGCCAACGCCTGATTTGGTCTTCGCCGCTATCAGCAACACTGCCGCAGCTGCTTGCTTGGCGAGGTCAGCGTGTGGTGGTGATGGCTTCAGGAGATCCGCTTTTTTTTGGTGTCGGCAGTACTCTGCAGCGCTACCTCCCGCTTGAGGAGATGTCCCTTATTCCCCATCCCTCCTGCGTGTCATTAGCCGCAGCCCGGCTCGGCTGGACCCAGCAAGACTGCACTACCATCTCACTCTCCGGGCGCCCACTGGAAAGTTTGCGCGCCGTATTGCAGCCAGGGCGTGGCGTCTTTGTGCTCAGCGCTGATGCTTCTACCCCTGTCAGAGTAGCAAATGCCCTAGTTGAGTGGGGATTCGGAGCCACAACTATTTGCGTCCTAGAGGCGCTTGGCGGCCCCCGCGAAGCTATCAGCCATTATTCGGCTACGGACCTCGCACAGAAAACCGAGGGACAGGCACAAAGCCCGGTAAAAAGCCCATTGAATAGTGGGAATACTGAGGGACAGGCACAGAAAGTTGGGCAAGCAGGAGGGGGTCATGGGTCTGGCTCAGAGGCAGAAGAGGAGGCAGCAGGAGGACAGGCACAAGGTTTTGTAGACCAACAAGCGAATGGCGATGTGCCAGCATTTGCCCAAATCAACCTGTTAGCCTTGGATGTGATTGCTGACAGCGGGGCTCGGATAATCCCTTTTGTGCCTGGCCTTATCGATGAGTGGTTCGAGCACGATGGTCAGATAACCAAGCGCGAAATCCGCTCCGTCACGCTTTCTAGCCTGCGTCCACAGCACGGACAAATGCTATGGGATGTTGGTTGCGGATCAGGTTCAATTGCTATCGAGTGGCTGTTGGCCGATTCTTCTACTCAGGCTGTAGCAATCGACCAAGAACCGGAACGGGCAGATCGAGCGGCCCGCAACGCTGCAGCTTTTGGTGTCCCCAGATTGGATGTTCGAACGTCTCTAGCGCCCAAGGCATTCCCTGATTTGCCTACCCCTGATGCGATCTTCCTTGGAGGGGGGCTGCGCGACATAAATGTCATTAAAGCAGCCTGGGATGCTTTGCCCGCAGGGGGAAGGTTGGTGGCCAATGCGGTTGTTATTGAAACCGAGCAGCTACTCTACCAAGGCTGGCAGAATTACGGTGGTTCTCTCACCAGGCTCTCGGTAGAGAGACTAGGTAATGTAGGTTCGCTCCATGCATTCCGCCCTTCTATGACAGTATTGCAATGGGCAGCGGAAAAGTGA
- a CDS encoding metal-dependent hydrolase, with protein MMAISHVTIGTVGWATFAVYTGQPLQPETFSAAVLGSLAPDIDYPRSWIGRNLPFISRPLAKLVSHRGITHSSFALIAGGLLLYQWGYFAEGLLAAFLIGYLLHLLADWLTITGIPLLWPLRKRFKSPLRIRTGGMLEIYVVVLIIIGMLSAAGAIAAYPSC; from the coding sequence ATGATGGCCATCTCTCATGTCACCATCGGAACGGTCGGATGGGCGACTTTTGCAGTATACACCGGACAGCCACTGCAGCCTGAAACATTTTCTGCGGCTGTCCTAGGCAGTTTGGCACCCGATATTGATTACCCGCGCTCTTGGATAGGTCGCAACCTGCCATTCATATCTCGCCCGCTGGCCAAACTTGTTAGCCACCGAGGCATAACTCACTCATCCTTCGCACTCATAGCTGGAGGCCTCCTGCTTTATCAGTGGGGCTATTTTGCTGAAGGACTATTAGCCGCATTTCTTATCGGTTACCTGCTCCACCTCCTAGCCGATTGGCTGACCATAACCGGTATCCCTTTGCTATGGCCGTTGCGAAAACGGTTCAAGTCACCACTGCGGATACGCACCGGAGGGATGCTGGAAATATACGTGGTAGTTTTAATCATCATTGGCATGCTATCTGCCGCGGGCGCCATAGCGGCTTATCCAAGCTGTTAG
- a CDS encoding transposase, giving the protein MPRPRCDQISLSSTPFYHVVSRCVRRSYLCGQDYVTGKCYKHRQQFIEERIRLLSSIFAVEIVTYAIMANHYHIVVKIDQDQANSWSNEDVIKRWRCLFKGPLLVQRYLAKKQLDELETAQVAELAGCYRERLGSLSWFMKCLNEPIARKANKEDQCSGHFWESRFKSQALLNDAALLSCMAYVDLNPVRANAASTPESSEHTGLRERLEPRFNLQQAVREQLDTGSLLRFEVPLKPLLKFKSSTVEAANSDNCDTIEHSRIAKPNPVSRGLATDQDALQKDYKLGIPCSFDDYLKLVDFSGRAIRPHKKGALAHSLPPILQRLGIADKQWLEQATRFECLYRRRQVGAMTTAQTELVNHQ; this is encoded by the coding sequence ATGCCCCGCCCTCGTTGTGATCAAATTTCTCTTTCCAGTACACCTTTTTATCACGTCGTGTCGCGCTGTGTTCGGCGTAGCTACCTTTGCGGCCAAGATTACGTAACCGGGAAGTGCTATAAGCATCGACAGCAGTTCATTGAGGAAAGAATCCGGCTGCTTAGCTCAATCTTTGCCGTGGAAATCGTTACCTATGCGATTATGGCTAACCACTATCACATTGTTGTCAAAATCGACCAAGATCAGGCTAATTCATGGTCAAATGAAGATGTGATTAAAAGATGGCGCTGCCTATTTAAGGGCCCCTTGCTAGTTCAGCGCTACCTTGCCAAGAAGCAGCTAGATGAACTTGAAACTGCTCAAGTCGCAGAACTAGCCGGTTGCTATAGGGAGCGTCTAGGTAGCCTGAGTTGGTTCATGAAATGCCTTAATGAGCCAATAGCTAGAAAGGCCAACAAAGAGGATCAGTGCTCCGGACACTTCTGGGAGTCTAGATTTAAATCTCAAGCATTACTCAATGATGCAGCTCTTTTAAGCTGTATGGCTTATGTTGACCTAAACCCTGTCCGGGCAAATGCCGCTTCAACTCCTGAATCCAGTGAACATACGGGGCTACGGGAACGCCTTGAGCCAAGGTTTAATCTTCAACAAGCAGTCCGCGAACAGCTCGATACTGGTTCTCTTCTCCGCTTTGAAGTCCCCCTAAAACCACTGCTTAAGTTTAAAAGCTCCACCGTTGAAGCCGCTAACAGCGATAACTGCGATACGATTGAGCATTCAAGAATAGCTAAACCAAATCCCGTCAGCAGAGGCCTCGCCACTGATCAGGATGCTTTACAAAAAGATTATAAACTTGGGATTCCTTGCAGTTTTGATGATTACCTTAAATTAGTTGATTTCAGTGGCAGAGCCATAAGGCCGCACAAAAAAGGCGCTCTTGCCCATAGCTTGCCACCTATTCTGCAACGGCTTGGGATAGCCGATAAGCAGTGGCTTGAACAAGCCACCCGCTTTGAATGTCTTTATAGGCGGCGCCAGGTTGGAGCCATGACTACAGCACAGACGGAACTGGTTAATCACCAATGA
- a CDS encoding cache domain-containing protein — MHFLLAKLRLFSVRKRLLTLVVLLPLGLLTAGLITTLDARNQALEERKDAARYVVESAVSMIKSYAERAAEGEITVDKAQKRAAQAVESMRYSLHEDGSREYLWINNHEPRIIVHPIMPDLDGEYVGDFQDRSGRYLFVDFVEIINRQGSGFYSYEWPLPGDPEGREAEKVSYVKGIDDWDWIVGSGVYIERVNQAAWELATRFAIMSGALTALFLLGAMIIACSITRPLRGAEQGVMEMANDLTTSRRLNASGNDEIATLERGINELIVALRQSTFETEQARRKAEEANQAKSEFLSIMSHELRTPLNAMLGFAQLLERDGEIPSEQRRDYACHILSAGYHLRELLGDVLDFTALENGGLTLRSESLTIDSVYRETATMLRPFAVERGVELHFAPPDRPYALLYGDPVRIKQVLSNIISNGIKYNNRGGTVTLRCSISGDEAHFEIADDGYGIRPEMQGRIFLAFDRADQQNGKVPGTGVGLSLSKQLAEMMGGNLELVASKAGQGSTFRLHLPLATGADYADLDTSCTAQSDPDIKPLTAPTDLTPSTSCKSCDDGKSSSPQTEPAASWPGDNPAEATGDEAPGGSTCDALEPELLDSVNAGTRPLRVLHIEDQELNRLLVRGLLAKNPQISLREADTGAGGLAALREEKPDLVLLDLHLGDCHGTEILWAIRQDPQLADIRTIAVTADTRSIDLAAAKEFDAIISKPLQLSDLEQQLPSL, encoded by the coding sequence ATGCATTTCTTGCTAGCCAAACTGCGCCTTTTTTCAGTTCGCAAACGCCTCCTCACGCTCGTCGTTTTACTCCCCCTCGGCCTACTGACCGCTGGCCTAATAACCACTCTTGATGCACGCAACCAGGCCCTAGAAGAGCGCAAAGATGCCGCTCGCTACGTAGTCGAAAGCGCTGTCTCAATGATTAAGTCCTATGCCGAGCGAGCGGCGGAAGGCGAAATCACGGTTGATAAAGCCCAGAAAAGAGCCGCCCAGGCCGTTGAGTCGATGCGCTACAGTCTTCATGAAGATGGCTCACGTGAGTATTTGTGGATCAATAATCATGAGCCTCGGATTATTGTCCATCCGATTATGCCGGACCTCGACGGTGAGTATGTTGGCGACTTTCAGGATCGTTCGGGAAGATACCTTTTTGTCGATTTCGTCGAGATAATCAACCGCCAGGGCAGCGGTTTTTACAGCTACGAGTGGCCGCTGCCAGGCGATCCTGAAGGTCGCGAAGCAGAGAAGGTCTCTTATGTGAAAGGCATTGATGACTGGGACTGGATAGTTGGTTCCGGTGTCTATATTGAGCGAGTCAACCAAGCTGCGTGGGAGTTGGCCACTCGTTTTGCGATCATGTCCGGGGCCTTAACGGCTCTCTTTCTACTCGGTGCCATGATAATCGCGTGCAGCATCACCAGACCCTTGCGTGGTGCGGAGCAAGGCGTTATGGAGATGGCCAACGATCTGACAACATCACGACGGCTTAATGCCAGCGGCAACGACGAGATAGCGACGCTGGAGCGAGGTATCAATGAGTTAATTGTTGCTCTCCGCCAGAGCACCTTTGAAACCGAGCAGGCACGCCGCAAGGCGGAAGAAGCTAATCAGGCCAAGTCGGAATTTTTGTCGATCATGAGCCATGAGCTGCGCACTCCTCTCAACGCTATGCTCGGGTTCGCGCAACTACTGGAACGCGATGGCGAGATACCCTCAGAACAGCGCCGCGACTATGCCTGTCACATTCTCAGCGCCGGCTATCATCTGCGCGAGCTTCTCGGCGATGTGCTCGATTTCACCGCGCTTGAGAACGGCGGGCTTACCCTGAGGAGTGAGTCTTTAACCATTGATTCGGTCTACCGAGAGACTGCGACGATGCTCAGGCCTTTCGCTGTTGAACGCGGCGTCGAGTTACACTTTGCTCCCCCGGATCGGCCCTACGCGCTCCTTTACGGCGACCCGGTCAGGATCAAGCAGGTGCTTAGCAACATCATTTCAAACGGTATTAAGTACAACAACCGCGGCGGGACGGTTACGCTGCGCTGCAGCATTAGCGGCGACGAGGCCCATTTCGAGATTGCTGACGACGGCTATGGTATTAGGCCTGAAATGCAGGGGCGCATCTTTCTTGCCTTCGATCGAGCGGACCAGCAAAACGGCAAGGTGCCTGGAACCGGAGTTGGGTTGAGCCTTTCCAAGCAGCTTGCTGAGATGATGGGAGGCAACCTGGAACTCGTGGCTAGCAAGGCCGGCCAAGGCAGTACATTTCGGCTCCACTTGCCGCTAGCTACTGGAGCTGACTATGCAGATCTGGATACATCATGCACTGCGCAATCTGATCCAGACATAAAGCCTCTAACCGCCCCTACTGACCTCACCCCAAGCACATCGTGCAAATCTTGCGATGACGGCAAATCTAGTAGCCCGCAAACTGAACCCGCAGCCTCTTGGCCAGGCGATAACCCTGCAGAAGCAACCGGCGATGAGGCGCCTGGCGGTAGCACTTGCGATGCGCTTGAGCCCGAATTGCTTGACAGCGTAAACGCTGGGACTCGCCCCTTGCGTGTCCTGCACATCGAGGACCAGGAACTCAATCGTCTGCTGGTACGCGGATTGCTGGCTAAAAACCCGCAAATTTCCTTGCGCGAAGCTGACACTGGCGCCGGTGGCCTTGCTGCCCTGCGCGAGGAAAAACCCGATTTAGTCCTGCTCGACTTGCATTTGGGTGACTGCCACGGGACAGAGATACTCTGGGCGATTCGTCAAGATCCTCAATTAGCAGACATCCGCACCATTGCCGTTACCGCCGACACCCGCAGCATCGACCTCGCCGCCGCCAAAGAGTTCGATGCCATCATCAGCAAGCCCCTCCAGCTCTCTGACCTCGAGCAACAGCTGCCAAGTTTGTGA
- a CDS encoding RDD family protein has product MSEAQNHQALTQESDKKLYGGFWIRVGAALIDMLVLLIPMLLLSYLLLVLIAPTTHEEELFYQGIDSVLAFAIWLVYTAGFHSSTWQATLGKRALGLKVTSLEGNRISFGHAAGRYVAEILNVLTLGIGYIMVGLTSRKQGLHDMVAGTYVVRTEDRGPF; this is encoded by the coding sequence ATGAGCGAAGCGCAAAACCACCAGGCTCTAACTCAAGAATCAGATAAAAAGCTTTACGGGGGATTCTGGATTCGCGTCGGGGCGGCACTAATTGACATGCTGGTTCTGCTGATCCCTATGCTCCTTCTATCCTATCTTTTGCTGGTGCTGATTGCCCCAACTACGCACGAGGAAGAGCTGTTCTATCAGGGTATTGACTCTGTTCTTGCTTTTGCCATTTGGTTGGTATACACAGCCGGTTTCCACTCCTCAACATGGCAGGCAACCTTAGGCAAACGCGCTCTCGGCCTTAAGGTAACTAGCCTCGAGGGCAACAGAATAAGCTTTGGCCACGCGGCAGGCCGCTATGTAGCTGAGATCCTCAATGTGCTGACCTTGGGCATTGGCTATATAATGGTCGGCCTAACCAGCCGTAAACAAGGCCTGCATGATATGGTTGCCGGTACCTATGTGGTTCGCACTGAAGATAGAGGACCATTCTGA
- a CDS encoding WD40 repeat domain-containing protein codes for MATLLGVAQGASSERRLWWITSTIVGVVALPLALGLYQLDQNRTEMDSGLWSEARELDSAESYADYLENCTTCEREGRAEEKLQAAQDDERLWSQARDSDSEESYADYLENCTTCERKERAEEKLQAAQDDERLWSQARDSDSGESYADYLENCTTCERKERAEEKLQAAQEASEKWVFEGHDLKVKDVTVADHTVYSGGEDGIIRAIDSDTGEEQRVFEGHNGTIHSLAVSGETVYSSDSRGIVRATYAGDSGHTIGAYGAEAGEELWVFDGHDGMVRGVATDGNTVYSAGASMPLGGDEDETVRAILEGVEYWVFEGHDREVRDVAVDDDTVYSASADGTVRAIDSSTGNEHWVFEGHGASPVLGVEADGDTVFSAGMDNTVRAIDADTGSEQWIFEGHSSGVRSVAASGDTVYSASGGRGGDNSVRAIDAHTGKEQWVFEAHEGTVNGVAVKGDTVYSASDDGTVRAITPP; via the coding sequence TTGGCCACTTTGCTAGGGGTAGCTCAGGGTGCTAGCAGTGAGCGTCGTCTGTGGTGGATAACTTCGACTATAGTCGGTGTTGTGGCTTTGCCGTTGGCACTAGGCCTCTATCAGCTAGACCAAAACCGAACGGAGATGGATTCGGGGCTATGGTCGGAGGCGCGTGAGTTAGATAGCGCGGAATCTTATGCTGATTACCTAGAGAACTGTACGACCTGCGAACGCGAGGGGCGTGCCGAGGAAAAGTTGCAGGCGGCGCAAGATGATGAGCGCCTGTGGTCTCAGGCGCGCGACTCCGATAGTGAGGAGTCTTATGCTGATTACCTGGAGAACTGTACGACATGTGAACGCAAGGAGCGTGCTGAGGAAAAGTTGCAGGCAGCGCAAGATGATGAGCGCCTGTGGTCTCAGGCGCGCGACTCCGATAGTGGGGAGTCTTATGCTGATTACCTGGAGAACTGTACGACATGTGAACGCAAGGAGCGTGCTGAGGAAAAGTTGCAGGCAGCGCAAGAGGCGAGCGAGAAATGGGTCTTCGAGGGGCATGACCTTAAGGTCAAAGATGTCACGGTTGCTGACCATACCGTATACAGTGGCGGCGAGGATGGAATTATCCGCGCGATCGATTCCGACACTGGAGAAGAGCAGCGGGTCTTCGAGGGGCATAACGGGACGATCCACAGCCTAGCGGTTTCCGGCGAGACCGTCTACAGTAGCGACAGCCGCGGGATCGTCCGGGCTACTTACGCTGGCGACAGTGGCCACACTATAGGTGCCTATGGCGCGGAGGCCGGCGAGGAACTGTGGGTTTTTGACGGACATGACGGCATGGTTCGCGGAGTCGCGACCGACGGCAATACCGTCTACAGCGCCGGAGCCAGCATGCCTCTAGGCGGTGACGAAGATGAAACCGTCAGGGCCATCCTCGAAGGGGTCGAGTATTGGGTCTTCGAGGGGCATGATAGAGAGGTCCGAGATGTCGCGGTCGATGACGATACCGTTTACAGCGCTAGCGCCGATGGCACCGTTCGCGCCATAGATTCCAGTACCGGCAACGAGCATTGGGTCTTCGAAGGTCACGGGGCGAGTCCGGTTCTAGGCGTTGAGGCCGACGGTGATACTGTATTCAGCGCCGGTATGGATAATACCGTCCGTGCCATAGATGCCGATACCGGTAGCGAACAGTGGATCTTTGAGGGGCATAGCAGCGGGGTCCGTAGCGTCGCGGCCAGCGGCGATACCGTCTATAGCGCCAGCGGTGGTCGCGGTGGTGATAACAGCGTCCGAGCAATAGATGCTCATACTGGCAAAGAGCAATGGGTATTCGAGGCACATGAAGGCACGGTCAACGGCGTCGCGGTTAAGGGCGACACTGTCTACAGCGCAAGCGATGATGGCACCGTGCGGGCCATCACCCCCCCCTAA